One genomic segment of Podarcis raffonei isolate rPodRaf1 chromosome 7, rPodRaf1.pri, whole genome shotgun sequence includes these proteins:
- the LOC128416837 gene encoding cation channel sperm-associated protein 2-like, which translates to MEDQPPSSHASKETNEVPFELHPRADAIRSKLIYTFYLIDYLRGLGSAIPRHNIRDFLDHQKLKKLMLTDHHQLVRFNVVPKRNVMITRETRCRNRIRVRCSRWPPVAIWAYSVLNSQIFKVFMIFLICLNMVVLMILVEIRDKLEDHFVKMKIAMEVIIWVIVLIFLVEIGLNWAVSFQDYFKNSWNVFDCTVTIISFIPELILLVEKKHSKAVTYILQVCRVMRCLKLFPRLRQIRILIMALFKAMKAMSFILVLLVFFFYIFAVSGIFFFDGYTRSNLDDLEYNKYFQDMPNSLVTIFILFTMDHWYALLQDTWKVPEINKAISGLFICLWLLIGAFIFRNLMVATMVTNFQTIRNELSEEMKQIETQQKADKFKLELLEKKYSSPQGQDKMSMGPSTIYSIPEVEAGPLDWETYVHKNLPGLYEADNDEQVIWPRDALFRYFELLEKLQYNLDERKQLQNYAVLALSNLEDK; encoded by the coding sequence ATGGAGGACCAGCCACCCTCATCACATGCTTCCAAAGAGACAAATGAAGTACCCTTTGAACTGCATCCCCGAGCAGATGCCATCCGCTCCAAGCTGATCTACACTTTCTATCTGATTGACTATCTACGGGGGCTAGGCAGTGCTATTCCACGCCATAACATACGAGATTTCCTGGACCATCAGAAGCTAAAGAAGCTAATGCTCACAGACCATCACCAGCTGGTGCGCTTCAATGTTGTGCCCAAACGGAATGTCATGATCACGCGAGAAACACGCTGCCGTAACCGTATCCGCGTGCGCTGCAGCCGCTGGCCCCCTGTCGCCATTTGGGCTTATTCAGTCTTGAACAGCCAAATCTTCAAAGTCTTCATGATCTTCCTCATCTGCCTGAACATGGTGGTCCTCATGATCTTAGTAGAGATAAGGGATAAGTTGGAGGACCACTTTGTGAAAATGAAGATAGCAATGGAGGTGATCATCTGGGTCATTGTCCTCATCTTTTTGGTGGAAATTGGGCTGAACTGGGCTGTTAGCTTTCAGGATTATTTTAAGAACTCCTGGAATGTCTTTGACTGCACAGTCACCATCATATCCTTTATCCCTGAGTTGATACTCCTTGTTGAAAAGAAACACAGCAAGGCCGTCACATACATCCTCCAGGTTTGCCGCGTGATGCGATGCTTAAAGCTCTTCCCTAGACTCCGGCAAATCCGGATCCTCATTATGGCCCTCTTCAAAGCAATGAAAGCCATGAGCTTCATCCTGGTGCTCctcgtcttcttcttctatattttTGCCGTATCAGGCATTTTCTTCTTTGATGGCTACACTCGCTCAAACCTGGATGACCTAGAGTACAACAAGTATTTTCAAGACATGCCCAATTCACTGGTGACCATCTTCATTCTCTTCACCATGGACCATTGGTATGCTCTGCTGCAGGACACGTGGAAGGTCCCAGAGATAAACAAAGCAATCAGTGGCTTGTTCATCTGCTTGTGGCTCCTCATTGGGGCATTCATCTTCAGAAACCTCATGGTGGCCACCATGGTCACCAATTTCCAGACCATTCGGAATGAATTGAGTGAAGAAATGAAGCAGATTGAGACTCAGCAGAAAGCTGACAAATTTAAGCTGGAACTGCTGGAAAAGAAGTACAGCTCACCCCAGGGGCAGGACAAAATGAGCATGGGGCCATCCACAATATACAGCATACCAGAAGTCGAGGCTGGGCCTCTGGATTGGGAAACATATGTCCACAAGAACCTGCCAGGGCTATACGAGGCTGATAATGACGAGCAGGTCATTTGGCCCCGTGACGCCCTCTTCCGCTACTTTGAGCTGCTGGAGAAGCTGCAGTATAACCTGGATGAGCGCAAACAATTGCAGAATTATGCCGTCTTGGCTCTGTCCAACCTGGAGGACAAGTAG